Genomic segment of Aliiroseovarius sp. M344:
CAGATCAGCTTCTGACCGACGCTGGCTGGGTGGACAGCGACGGCGACGGGGTGCGCGAAAAAGACGGGGTGCGTTTGTCGGTGCTGTTCCAGACCTCGACCAACCCGGTACGTCAGGACACGCAGGCTTTGCTGAAATCGTGGTGGGCCGAGATCGGCATCGAAACCGAATTGCGCCACATCGACCCGTCGGTCTTTTTCGGCGGCGATCAGGCCAGCCCGGATACGTTCCAGAAATTCTATGCCGACATCCAGATGTTCACCAATTTCTTCCCCGGCACCGATCCCGAGGCCTATCTGAACAACTGGACCTGCAAAAGCATCCCCGAGCCCGCCAACAACTGGCTGGGCTTCAACATCCCGCGGTTTTGCGACCCGGCATATGACGCGCTGGCCGCCAAGCTGGCACAAACCGCGGTGCTGGAAGACCGCGCGGCGATTGCGCGCGACATGAATGACATGCTGATGCAGGCCGGGGCTCTGATCCCCTTGGTGCATCGCGGCGATGTCTCCGCGATCTCACATACGCTGGACGGGGTTCGCATGAATTCATGGGACAGCGAGCTTTGGAATATCGCGGACTGGACCCGCAGCGACTAAGCCCGTTAAACTGGGCCAACACCCGCCCCAACCGGTGGGCAGCCCCGAAGGACCGCAGGTCGTCACATGTTCACCTATACGCTGCGGCGGCTTGCCTTTTCTGTTCCGGTGTTGCTGGCCATCAGCCTGGCGATCTTCCTCTTGATCGACCTCGCCCCGAATGATCCAACTGCCAACCTGCCACTGACAATTCCGCCGGAAATGCGCGAGCAAATTCGCGTCGGTCTTGGTTTGGATGCGCCAACCCATCTGCGCTATCTTCTTTGGTGCAAACAGTTTTTCATCCATGAGCCCCTGAACCTGATCGAGGCGCTGACGGGTTGGGCCGGCCCCAGCGATGATCGGTTCAGGGTGCAAAGCTGGTCCGCGCGCGCGCCCGTTGTTGATCTGATCATCGAGCGGATGCCCCAGACCCTGTGGGTGGTCGGGCTGTCCATGCTGATCGGGATCATGATCGCCCTGCCGCTTGGCATCCTGTCCGCCTATCGCCAATACGGGTGGGTCGATCAACTGGGCACGTTCGTGGCCATGGTCGGCTTCTCGGTCCCCAGCTTTTTTCTGGGCGTTTTGATGATTATCGCCTTTTCGGTGAACCTTGGCTGGTTTCCGTCGATCTATGACACCACGCACGAGGTGACGGACTGGCAAAGTCTGGGCGTCCAGATCCGGCAGATGATCATGCCGGTCATGGTGCTGGCACTTTATAACACCGCTCAATTCAGCCGTTATATGCGGGCCGCCGTTCTGGACAACCTGCATCAGGACTATGTGCGCACCGCCCGTGCCAAAGGGATGTCCGAGACCCGTTTGGTTCTGGGCCATGTGCTGCGCAACGCGATGATCCCGGTCGTGACCGTCATCTCCCTGACCATTCCGCAGATTTTTGCCGGCGCGATCATCACCGAGCAGGTGTTCAAGGTGAACGGTTTGGGGCAGCTGTTGATCAGCGGCATCCAGAACGGCGACGTGCCGCTGGTGCAGACGCTGACGTTTCTGTTCGCGGTTCTGATTGTCCTGTTCAACCTTCTGGCCGACATCCTGTATGGCATTCTCGATCCGAGAATTCGCTATGACTGAACCGGTAACAGTCTTTGCAACGTCGCGCCCCCGCCGCGCCACGTTATGGCGTCGCTTCGGCGCGCATCCCGGCGCTGTGGCAGGCAGCATGGTCTTTGCTCTGATCTGCATTGCGGTGCTGATAGGCCCGATGATCTGGGGGATCGACCCTGCACAGATTGATATCGGCGCAAAAAATCAAGGGGCAAGTCTGACCCACCCGCTTGGCACTGACCAACTGGGGCGGGACTTGCTGGCGGCCCTTTTGGCGGGCGGACGGGTTTCCCTTTTGGTTGGGGTGGTGGCGATGGCGCTTGCTCTGTGCCTTGGGGCGCTGATTGGTGTCATCGCAGGCATGTCTCGCAGATGGGACGCGCCTCTGATGCGCCTGACCGACCTTTGCCTGTCTCTGCCGCTTTTGCCGCTGCTGCTGGTCGCCATCATGCTTTGGCGCGACAGTTTACGAGCCCAGTTTGGCGCGGAGCTGGGCATCTTCCTGTTGATTGTCGGCGTCATCGGCCTGACCAGTTGGATGCAAACTGCTCGGATCGTTCGGGGCAGCGTGCTGGCACTGCGCGAACACCAATTCGTCATGGCAGCAACCGCTCTGGGCACGCAACCCTTCGCGATGATCCGACGTCACATTCTGCCCAATGTCCTGAGCCCGGTTCTGGTCTCGGCCACCCTTGGGATCGGCCATGCGATCCTCACCGAAAGCGCGCTTAGCTTTCTGGGGTTAGGCTTTCCGTCCGATGTGCCAACCTGGGGCCGGTTGCTGTTTGATGGCACAAATTACATGACGCTGACCCCATCACGCGTGATCTGGCCGGGGCTGGCAATCTCGCTGACCGTGCTCAGCGTGAACTATATCGGCGACGGGCTGCGGGACGCTCTTGATCCGCGTTGGCAACGGCGCTGGTAAATCGTCAAAAAAGAACGCGACAGGCGGGTAGTTAACCCGTGCAAGATCGCTCGCCCAACGAGACCAGCGACGGGGCGTAAGACGTTCGCCCTCAATGCTAGGTTTCGGGAAATAATTCTGCATGATCCGGCACATCTCATCCCTCTTACCCTTGTCAGGCCCAGTTTCGCACGCCAGATGGAACACATTCCCAAATGCGGAGACGTGAAGATGTTTGAGACTTTTGGCTTTGAGACCCTGACCCCTCGCACAGCCTCCATCCTGTTCGGATTGGGCTTGGGCGCGGCATTTGGCTTTTTGGCAGAGATCACGCGCTTCTGTTTGCGGCGCGGGTTGATCGGCGGTGGCGACAACAATCGGTCCGCCTTGGCAATTTGGGTGACAGCTTTGGCCGTCGCCGTTTTGGGCACGCAGGGCTTGGTTCAGGCTGGCCTGATTGAGTTTTCTGAGCATCGCTTCCACGCCGCAGGCCTGCCCTATCTGTCGATCATCATCGGCGGGCTGATTTTCGGTGCTGGCATGGTCATGACCCGCGGATGTCTGTCACGGCTTGCCGTGCTTGGAGCATCTGGCAACCTGCGCGCATTGGTCGTGTTGGGTGTTGCCGCTCTGGCTGCACTCGCCACACTAAAAGGCCTGCTGGCGCCTGCGCGCGTTGCCATAGAAGCTGTCGTTACACCTGCCCCGGCACTGCCCCTTTGGACCGCCGCGGTGCCACTGGTGATTGCGGGCTATCTTGTAGTTCAATCGCGCCCACGCGCCGGTCTGCTGGTGCTGGCCGCCCTTCTGGGCGCACTCATCCCATTGGGTTGGCTGGGCACGGGCCTTGTCCTGCAAGACGAATTTGATCCGATCACGTTTGAAAGCCTTTCGTTCACGGCCCCCTTGGCTGACACACTGTTCTGGACAGCTGCGGCTTCGGCGGTTGGCGGCAATTTCGGTACCGGCCTGATCGGTGGCGTGGTGCTGGGCGCACTGGCGTCTGCCCTGTTCGCGGGACGTTTTCAATGGCAGGGCTTTGAAGGACCGGGTCAGATGGGGCGTTACCTGACCGGCGGCGCGCTTATGGGCGTTGGCGGCGTTTTGGCCGGTGGCTGCACCGTAGGCGCTGGTATCTCTGGCGTTGCCACTCTGTCGACAGCGGCCGTACTGGCGCTGCTGGCGATTTCGGCAGGGGCATGGATGGCGGGGCGCGTGGATGCGCGCCTCACTTCTCGATCGAATGACGGATCCGTCGCACGCCCAGCCACACAAGCCCAACCACAGGCAGCGTAAGCGCGGCGGTCAGCATGCCCTTCGATATGCCAAAGAACTCTGTCATCGGGTAAGCAAGGTAGCCCGCCAAAGACACCGCGTAATAGCTGATCGCAACGACAGACAGACCCTCAACAGTCTCTTGCAACCTGAGCTGCATGTCTGCGCGTCGGTCCATGCTCTCCAGCAAGGCTTGGTTCTGTTCGGAACGTTGCACATCCACACGCGTCCGCAGCAGGTCCCCGGCACGCACGGCCCGTCCGGCCATGTTTGACAGCAAACCTTCGGCGCTTTTGATCGTGCGCATTGCGGGATCATAACGGCGCATCATGAATTCGCTCAGCGTCTGGCGCCCTAAAAACCGTTCCTCGCGCAACACCTTGATCCGCTGCAATACAATCGCCTCATAGGCTTTGGTTGCGCTCAGACGAAACGACGCCGAGGCGGTCAGATCTTCAAGCTGCGACGAGACCCCAAGCAACTCGTCAAGCGTGGTTTCTGGTGCTTCGTCACCGCGCGACATCGCCCCAACCAAATGTGTAAGCTCGCCATCAATCTGGCTGAGATCGGCGAGCAAATCGCGCGCCAGCGGCAGGCCTAGCATCGACATGGACTTGTAGGTCTCAATCTCGCACAGGCGTTGGACGATCCGTCCAATCCGCCGTGCACCAGTGTCTTTCCGGGTGAACGCTGCAAAGCGCATATGGCCCGACGGATCAATTCGGAAGTCGCCGGCCACCATGGCCGCCCGATCCAAAACCCAGGTCGAGGCAACGCTTTCAGCAACAAACCAATTACGGATTGCCTGTTCCATCTCGGCCTCGCTGTCGGGCATGATGTCGATCCGAATATGGGCCGAGGTCAGGCGTTGGCCCGGCGCTGTTTGCAGCCAGTCATCCGGAAACACATCAAAGGCAGTGGGGTCAAAGGCCCGCGAACTGATCCCGTCAGCAAAGACCGTATATGTGACAAATTCGTTGTGCTGTTCCCATTTCAGATGGTGGCGCCCTATGGCTCCGAAATAGTGGTTCGCGCCCGGGCTTGGATGCGGCGCGCCAAAACGGTCCAGCAGGTCAATCAGGTGCGCGCGATCAGCGTCACGGTCCCGGCTGGACGCATCTTCGGGCCGTTTCACCGCCAGATAGACCGCCGTAGCAGGCGCTTTCAAAGCAGGCGATGGTCGCGCATGCAGTTCGTTTGCCAGCGCGTATCGCTGCGGGTGGTCATCCATTGAAAACATGTCGCGCCTTTCCTGTTGCGACAGAGGTAACAGAGACGTGACACATTGCAACCCCTTTAAAACAAGGGATTTTCGGGTTTTTTCGTATGCTGTGGAATACCGCTAGCGCTCACGCATCCCAAAGATACTTGGCGACCTGACGGGTGAAATCCTCGCCACGCATTTCGAAATCTTTGTACTGGTCGAAACTGGCCGCCGCCGGGGCCAGCAGGACGGTATCGCCCGATTGCGCGTCGCGCGCGGCCAGTGCCACAGCTTGCTCCATGGTCTCGCAAATTTCGTGCGGGACGTCGCCCAATTGCAGGGCAAATTCGCGCGCCGAATGGCCGATCAGATAGGCTTTCGTAACGCCGGACAAGTCATCGGCGGACAGGGCCTCAATCCCCCCGTCTTTGCCCAGACCACCAGCAATCCACCGAATGCTTTTGAAGGCCGCCAAAGCTGCCCGCGCACTGTCCACATTGGTCGCCTTGCTGTCATTGACGAAAGCCACGCCGTCTTTCTCACCAACAAGTTGCGAGCGGTGCGGCAAGCCCTTGAACGTGTGAAACGCGGCTTCGACCTGCTTGGGTGACAGTCCAAGGGTGCGACAGGCCGCATAAGCTGCGCAGGCGTTTTGGTGGTTATGGGTGCCGGGCAGCCCTTTGATAGGGCGCAAGTCAATCGAGCCGACCTGCCGCCCCTTGCGATATTCGGACAAAAACCCTTTGCGCGCAAAGACCTGCCATCCCGGCCCGGTC
This window contains:
- a CDS encoding ABC transporter permease translates to MFTYTLRRLAFSVPVLLAISLAIFLLIDLAPNDPTANLPLTIPPEMREQIRVGLGLDAPTHLRYLLWCKQFFIHEPLNLIEALTGWAGPSDDRFRVQSWSARAPVVDLIIERMPQTLWVVGLSMLIGIMIALPLGILSAYRQYGWVDQLGTFVAMVGFSVPSFFLGVLMIIAFSVNLGWFPSIYDTTHEVTDWQSLGVQIRQMIMPVMVLALYNTAQFSRYMRAAVLDNLHQDYVRTARAKGMSETRLVLGHVLRNAMIPVVTVISLTIPQIFAGAIITEQVFKVNGLGQLLISGIQNGDVPLVQTLTFLFAVLIVLFNLLADILYGILDPRIRYD
- a CDS encoding ABC transporter permease, encoding MTEPVTVFATSRPRRATLWRRFGAHPGAVAGSMVFALICIAVLIGPMIWGIDPAQIDIGAKNQGASLTHPLGTDQLGRDLLAALLAGGRVSLLVGVVAMALALCLGALIGVIAGMSRRWDAPLMRLTDLCLSLPLLPLLLVAIMLWRDSLRAQFGAELGIFLLIVGVIGLTSWMQTARIVRGSVLALREHQFVMAATALGTQPFAMIRRHILPNVLSPVLVSATLGIGHAILTESALSFLGLGFPSDVPTWGRLLFDGTNYMTLTPSRVIWPGLAISLTVLSVNYIGDGLRDALDPRWQRRW
- a CDS encoding YeeE/YedE family protein, encoding MFETFGFETLTPRTASILFGLGLGAAFGFLAEITRFCLRRGLIGGGDNNRSALAIWVTALAVAVLGTQGLVQAGLIEFSEHRFHAAGLPYLSIIIGGLIFGAGMVMTRGCLSRLAVLGASGNLRALVVLGVAALAALATLKGLLAPARVAIEAVVTPAPALPLWTAAVPLVIAGYLVVQSRPRAGLLVLAALLGALIPLGWLGTGLVLQDEFDPITFESLSFTAPLADTLFWTAAASAVGGNFGTGLIGGVVLGALASALFAGRFQWQGFEGPGQMGRYLTGGALMGVGGVLAGGCTVGAGISGVATLSTAAVLALLAISAGAWMAGRVDARLTSRSNDGSVARPATQAQPQAA
- a CDS encoding DUF3422 family protein, whose amino-acid sequence is MFSMDDHPQRYALANELHARPSPALKAPATAVYLAVKRPEDASSRDRDADRAHLIDLLDRFGAPHPSPGANHYFGAIGRHHLKWEQHNEFVTYTVFADGISSRAFDPTAFDVFPDDWLQTAPGQRLTSAHIRIDIMPDSEAEMEQAIRNWFVAESVASTWVLDRAAMVAGDFRIDPSGHMRFAAFTRKDTGARRIGRIVQRLCEIETYKSMSMLGLPLARDLLADLSQIDGELTHLVGAMSRGDEAPETTLDELLGVSSQLEDLTASASFRLSATKAYEAIVLQRIKVLREERFLGRQTLSEFMMRRYDPAMRTIKSAEGLLSNMAGRAVRAGDLLRTRVDVQRSEQNQALLESMDRRADMQLRLQETVEGLSVVAISYYAVSLAGYLAYPMTEFFGISKGMLTAALTLPVVGLVWLGVRRIRHSIEK